Within Acidaminococcus timonensis, the genomic segment TCATGGCCGCCTGCCCCGGGTTCAGCACCTTGGAGTTCGTGCCGTCCCCCAGGAACGCCCATACCCCCGTGGTCTGGGACCCGGCCAGTCCCAGGGCCGAAGCCGTTCCTTCCGCATCGAGGCCAAGCAGATGGGCACAGGCCGCTGCCACCCCGAACGTGCCGCAGGTGGCCGTGGCATGCCAGCCCCGTTTCCGGTGGGCCGCCACTCCGAAGGCCATGCCCACTCGGTGGGCCACTTCGTAGCCGGCCACCAGGGCGGTCAAAAAATTCTTCCCCGTGCTGCCCAAGGCGTGGCCCAGGCACCAGGCCGCCGGGATCATACTGGAGGAGATGTGGGTCTTGGACCCGGGATGCACATCGTCCAGTTCCAGGGTATGGGCCAGCATGGCATCCAGCATGGCCGCCTCCGTCACGGACCATCTTTCCTCCAGGGGCTGTCCCAACAGGGCCACCCCCGTGCGCCGGTTTTCCGGATCCAGGGCCCGCAGGGCCTGTTTCATTCTTTCCACCAGCGGGTCACCCACGGCCCCCAGGGCCACGCTGATCAGATCCAGGGCCCGGTAGACTGCCGCCTGCTGTACTGTTTCAGGGAGCCCATCCCAAGAAAGGCTGGCCGCAAATGCAGCCAGCTTTCCCAGAGGTGCCTCCCGCACCGTTTGTTCCATTAGGATGGCCTCAGCTTTCTTTGAACAGGTTGATCATGGACCCGGCCAGCAGGGTCTTCCGTTCCGTGTCGTTCAGGATCTTCAGGTCCAGGTGCAGGGTCCGGGTGCTGCCATCGGTGCCAATGACCGTGGCGTCGATGCCACCTTTGTTTTCGGCTACGATCTCACGGATGTTCGGCAGCCATACCCATTCGCCCACCTTCAGGTCGATGTGGTCGTCCGGGTTCGTGAAGGGCAGCATGCCCCAGTTCACGCAGTTGCTGCGATACCGTTTCGTGGCGTATTCGATGCAGATGTTGGCCAGGCCGCCCAGCACCTTCTGGCAGGACGCCGCATATTCACGGGCGGAACCATCCCCCGGCCGTTTGGCGTACAGCACGGAGCCGATACCGGTGGTCGCCAGCAGGGTATCCAGGTTCTTGTTCACGTCGATGCCCACATTCTTCAGCGGAGCATAGAATTCTGCAGCGGTCTTCCGGTCGCCGGCCAAACGGGCTTTTTCATAGGCCTGGGCAGCTTTGGCCCGGCCCACATACTTCGGATCCTTCCGCAGCAGGGTAAATTCGGAGATCTTATAGGGGTTGGACCGGTAGGAAGCCGTTTCCCCGGATGGGATCAGTTCGTCGGTGGTGGTCACTTCGTCCCGGATGACGGAAGCCACCTGGAGCAGCAGGTTGTCGGTCAGGTGTTCCATGGCCGGCCAGTCCTTGATGAACGGTCCATAGACGATTTCCGTTTCCGGCTGGGCCTTGCCGAAGCCGTTGTAGACCACGTTGTCATAGATTTTCTTGTTGAACGTGAACGCCGGGATGTCCTCTGGTTTGAACACGTCCTTGATTTCCTCGGCGGAGGTCAGATAGCCACCGTTGAAGGCCGTGGCCGCAATGCTCTTGGAATCCATCAGAGCAGCGGAAGCCACCTGGCCCATATTGGGTTTGGAGCCTTCCCGGTTCGGATAGTTCCGGGTGGAATGGCGCAGCACGAAGGCATTGTTTTCCGGGCAGTCACTGGCACCGAAGCAGGGTCCGCAAAACGCGGTCTTCACCCGCACGCCTTCCGTCATCAGGTCATTGACGATACCGTCCTTGTTCAGCTCGGTGAGCACCGGCTGGGAAGCGGGGTAGATGTTCAGGGGGAACATGCCCAGGCCCCGGTTTTCGGCTCTGGCCACCTGGTCCACATAGGAGATGTTTTCGAAGGAACCGGCCGCGCAGCCGGCGATGGCAGCCTGGTCCACCCGAATGCGGCCGTTCTTCTGGATCTTGCTCAACATATCCGGATGGATGTCCGGGTTGTTCTCGAAGACAGTTTTGGCGTTATCTTCCACGTACTTCATGTATTTTTCCGGACGGGCGATCACGTCCTTCAGCGGGAAGGCATTGGACGGATGGTACGGCAGGGCGATCATGGGTTCCACCGTACTCAGGTCGATGTGAATCAGGCGGTCATAGTAGGCCTTGTCGCCGGGCACCAGGTGCTTGTAATCGGCTTCCCGGTCGTGGATCCTGTAATCTTCCCGTACCTTGTCATCGGTTTCCCAGATGGAGGTCAGGCAGGCGGATTCCGTGGTCATGGTGTCGATGCCGTTCCGGGTATCCATGGATAAGGAGGCGATGCCGGGGCCGAAGAATTCCAGGATCCGGTTCTTCACGAAGCCGTTCTTGAACGTGGCACCGATCAGGGTCAGAGCTACATCCATGGGTCCCACCCAGGGTTTGATGAAGCCGGTCAGGTAGATGCCCACCACTTCCGGGTATTTCAGTTCATAGGTCTTGTCCAGCATGGCTTTGGCTACTTCCGGGCCCCCTTCGCCGATGGCCAGGCAACCCTGGCTGCCGTACCGGGTGTGGGAATCGGACACGATGGCCATGCTGCCGCCCTTGACGATCATTTCCCGCATGTAGGAATGGATGACGGCTTCATGGGGCGGTACGAAGATGCCGCCGTACTTCTTGCAGATGGTCTCGGCGTATTTGTGCACATCGGAGTTGATGGTGCCGCCTACGGCGCACAGACAGTTGTGGCAGTTGGTGAACACCGTAGGCACCGGGAATTTCTTCAGGCCGGAAGCACAGGCGGTCTGCATGATGCCCACATAGGTATTGTCGTACACGCCGATGGAGTCGAACTTCAGCTGCAGGTTGGCCGGGTCGCCGCTGGTGTTGTGGTCTTCGATGATCTGGTAGGCAATGGTGTGCTTTTTGCCTTCAGCCGCATCCAGTTCCGGATGATCCTTGGCCGGTACCGGTTTGCCGTCAACCAGGTAATGTCCTTCTGCAAAACATTCAATCATGATTCAGTCTCCTCTGTTTTTCTAACGGATCCAACTCTCTTCCATCAGATCCTCTATCTTCTCTTTTCAAACCCAATCAAGCTGACATCTGACATCTGGTGTCTGACATCTCCTTACCGGATATATACGTACCCGTCCATGATACGCCGGGCCGTCCGGACCACGCCGCCCTGGAGGACTTTTTCGCCGTCCATCTTCATCAGCACATCGGTGACGCCGCTGGAATGGCCCAGCCGGACACAGTCGCTGTCGTGCTGCCCCAGGATGTCGCTGACGATGGTGCCGGGGATCTTGGCAGCGGCGCCGGTGGCCACGGCCACGGTCATGGGATAGGCCTTGTGCAGGGCCCCTACGGAAATGGCCCGGACGCACAGATCCATATTTTCCTTCTTCACGATGTTGCCGTCCATGTTCTTGTAATCCTGGGCCGGGCTGATGATGGCCACTTTCGGAGCGGAGGTGGATTCCGTCCGGGCTTTCATGAAATCATCCACGAAGCCGAATTTCTGGGCGGTGATGCCCCGGATCCGTTCGATGTGTTCCATCACATCCTTGTTCTGGTTCAGCTCGGTCAGTTCTGTCCCCGTAATGCCCAGGTCGGAGGCCTTGATGAACACCACCGGGTTGGAGCAGTCGATCATAGTGACTTCGGCTTTACCGTACCCGGGTACGTCGATGGTCTCTTTCTTCAGGCCGGTGGGGAACAATTTGCCGGTCTTAGCCCCGGCCGGGTCTTCGAAGTACATGTCAATCCGGGAACCGGTGCCCGGTACGCCCTGGATGCTGGCGTCCCCGTTGACGCAGGCCATGCCGTCCTGCACCCGCACATGTTCTTCGATGACCTTGTTGGTGTTCACGTTGTACACCCGTACCTTCGTGATGCCTTCCACCGGTTCCACCAGGCCTTCGTCGATGGCGTAGGGACCCACCGCAGAAGAGATGTTGCCGCAGTTGGCGGAATCATCCACCCGGGGAATCACGATATCCACCTGGAAGAAGTGGTAATCCACGTCGATGCCGGGCCGGTCGGATTTGCTGATCACGGCCACCTTGGAGGTGGAGCTTACGGTGCCGCCCATGCCGTCGATCTGTTTCACATCCGGGGTCCCCATGACCTTCAGGAAGATGTCCTTCCATTCGCTTTCGTCCGCCGGCAGATCTTCTTTGTGGAAGAACACCGCTTTGCTGGTGCCGCCGCGCATATATACACAGGGGAATTTCCGTTGTTTCTGGTTCATGCTGATTGCCTCCTTCAAGCTTGCCATCCGTTTCTCTCTTGATGGCTTCAGTATACCGCTTTCAAAGCATTATGAAAAATGATAGAATATAGTCATAAGCAATTCCGAATTGGAATAGATTGGATGTGAGTACCATGGATGAACGGGATATCCAGATTTTCCAGACCCTGATGGAAACGAAGAATGTGACCAAAACCGCCCAAACCCTGTACACGACCCAGAGCGCCATCACGAAGCGGCTGCACAAGTTGGAGGAAGAGCTGGGGGCACCTCTGTTCCTTCGCTCGGTGAAGGGACTGATCCCGGCGCCGTCCGCCGATGCCATCGCCGGAGAGATGGAACAGCTCCAGGCCTCCCTGCAGCGGGTGAAGAACCTGTCCCAGTATGCCCAGGGCCGCATCGCCGGCCACCTGAAGCTGGGGGTGTCGGTGAACTACGCCCGCTACACCCTGCCGGACCTGCTGAAACAGTACATGACCGATTATCCGGAAGTGCAGATTTCCGTCACCACCGGCCAGAGCCTGGACCTGTTCACCCGGCTCCAGGAGGGGAAGCTGTCTTTGGCCGTGCTCCGGGGCCATTTCCCCTGGTCCGGCCAGAGTCGGCTCCTTTCCAAAGAAAAGGTGTATGCGGTCACCAGTAAAGAGAATGAAAAAATCCCCTTTTCCCAGCTGCCCTATATCCACCGGCAGTCGGACAAGCCGTTCATGGCCCGGATCCAGCGCTGGAAGCTGGAGCAGCACATCACGGATTCCCCTTCCTCCATCCAGATGAACGACATCGCTACCTGTCTGGCCATGATCACCAGCGGCATCGGTTGGTCCGTGCTGCCGGAGATCTGCCTGAAGGGCCGGGACGACCTGGTGAAGAAAGCCCTGACCTTCCGGGACGGCACCCCGTTCACCCGTTCCACTTTTGTGTTCTACCAGGAGGAGTACGCCCAGCTGCCCCAGGTAAAGATTTTTCTGGAGAGACTGGAAAGGGAGCCTTGAGAAAATGCAAAGCATTTTCTCAAGGCTCCTGTCATACGTCATAGGTCATACGCCAAAGGATAAAATTTGCCTTTGGCAAATTTTATAACTTCCACACCACGCACACCGGCGACCCTTCCCGGAGCTGTTCGGGCTCCCGGACCAGGCTGCCGTCCTCCTGGATGGCGAACCGGGTCAGGGTATGGCTCAGTTCATTGGCCGCCACCAGGGTCTCGCCGCCCGATTCCACGTCGATGAATCGGGGCTGTTTCCCTTCCGTGGTGATGTTCTGCCGGTAGCTCAGCCGGCCCGTCACCGGGTCGATGGCGAATACGGTCACCGAATCCTGGGTCCGATTGGAGGCATAGACGCATTTCCCCTCCGGCCCCATGACCATGCCACTGGCCCAGCCCGGACCGAAGTAATCGTCCGGCAGGGTACTCATAATCTGCTGGGGTTCCAGATGGCCTGTCTCTTCATCGAAATGGAAGAAGATGGCCGTGCTGTCCTTTTCATTCACCAGGTACACCCACTTCCCGTTGGGATGGATGGCCACATGGCGGGGTTCCGCCCCTTTCCGGGCCGTCCACACGAAGGCTTCTTCCAGAGCGTTGTCCACCGGATCGATGGCATACACCTCCACCTTGCCGATACCGTGGTCCCGGCCCTGGCAGGGCACCAGCAGCCACTTGCCATCCGGATGGAGACAGACCTGATGGGGATGAGAAATGTACCCGTGGGCTTCCTGCCCGGGTACGAACACCACCTGCTGCACCGATCCCAGGCTGCCGTCTTTTTCCAGGGCCATCCGGGTGATGCAGCCCGTTTCCAGGTTTCCCACGTACAGGTTCTTCCCGTTGGGGCTCACCACCAGATGCACCGGATTGGTTCCATAGGTGGGCGCACTGTTCATTTCTTCCAGGGTACCGTCCTCGGCCACCGCAAAGGCCGTCACCGTGCTGAAATCCCCATGGACCGCATACAACCGGTCCTTGGCCTCATTGAAGCACAGATAGGAGGGATTCTCCCCGCAAGGAACCACCTGGATTTCTTTCCAAGCTCCCCCCTGCAGCCGATACGCCGTGATGCCCCGGCCGATGGCTTTTCGTTCTTTCGTGGTTCTGGAACCAATATAGGCAAACATAGTATCCCTCCCGGATCAATGCAGGAAACTGAGCCCACCCACCAGGGTGAACACGAAGATGATGGTCACACACAGGGCCGAGACCCCGAACAGTTTGGCGAACAGGGCGGAGTCGCTTTCCTTCCCCTTGCCGCTCTTTTCCTGGGAGCAGCTGGCCATGACCAGGGACCCGCCGGTGGACATGGGACTGATGCCCGCCACTGTGGCCGAGCACACAATGGCGGCCACCATCTGGAGCAGGGAAGCTCCGCCCACGTTGGCCGCCACCTGGGGCACCGTGGGAATCAGGGTGGGGAATACCACCCCGTTGGCGCTGGAGAACCAGCTCATGATGCCGCCGGTGAGACCCATGAGGGCCGGTGCTGTCATTGGGCTCATGAAGGAAGCCAGGCCCCGGGCCAGCAGGTCGATGCCGCCCAGCAGCTTCACCGCATTCATCAATACGCTGATGCCGCAGATCAAAATCAGGGTAT encodes:
- a CDS encoding hydratase, with product MIECFAEGHYLVDGKPVPAKDHPELDAAEGKKHTIAYQIIEDHNTSGDPANLQLKFDSIGVYDNTYVGIMQTACASGLKKFPVPTVFTNCHNCLCAVGGTINSDVHKYAETICKKYGGIFVPPHEAVIHSYMREMIVKGGSMAIVSDSHTRYGSQGCLAIGEGGPEVAKAMLDKTYELKYPEVVGIYLTGFIKPWVGPMDVALTLIGATFKNGFVKNRILEFFGPGIASLSMDTRNGIDTMTTESACLTSIWETDDKVREDYRIHDREADYKHLVPGDKAYYDRLIHIDLSTVEPMIALPYHPSNAFPLKDVIARPEKYMKYVEDNAKTVFENNPDIHPDMLSKIQKNGRIRVDQAAIAGCAAGSFENISYVDQVARAENRGLGMFPLNIYPASQPVLTELNKDGIVNDLMTEGVRVKTAFCGPCFGASDCPENNAFVLRHSTRNYPNREGSKPNMGQVASAALMDSKSIAATAFNGGYLTSAEEIKDVFKPEDIPAFTFNKKIYDNVVYNGFGKAQPETEIVYGPFIKDWPAMEHLTDNLLLQVASVIRDEVTTTDELIPSGETASYRSNPYKISEFTLLRKDPKYVGRAKAAQAYEKARLAGDRKTAAEFYAPLKNVGIDVNKNLDTLLATTGIGSVLYAKRPGDGSAREYAASCQKVLGGLANICIEYATKRYRSNCVNWGMLPFTNPDDHIDLKVGEWVWLPNIREIVAENKGGIDATVIGTDGSTRTLHLDLKILNDTERKTLLAGSMINLFKES
- a CDS encoding 2-methylaconitate cis-trans isomerase PrpF family protein, which produces MNQKQRKFPCVYMRGGTSKAVFFHKEDLPADESEWKDIFLKVMGTPDVKQIDGMGGTVSSTSKVAVISKSDRPGIDVDYHFFQVDIVIPRVDDSANCGNISSAVGPYAIDEGLVEPVEGITKVRVYNVNTNKVIEEHVRVQDGMACVNGDASIQGVPGTGSRIDMYFEDPAGAKTGKLFPTGLKKETIDVPGYGKAEVTMIDCSNPVVFIKASDLGITGTELTELNQNKDVMEHIERIRGITAQKFGFVDDFMKARTESTSAPKVAIISPAQDYKNMDGNIVKKENMDLCVRAISVGALHKAYPMTVAVATGAAAKIPGTIVSDILGQHDSDCVRLGHSSGVTDVLMKMDGEKVLQGGVVRTARRIMDGYVYIR
- a CDS encoding LysR family transcriptional regulator, which translates into the protein MDERDIQIFQTLMETKNVTKTAQTLYTTQSAITKRLHKLEEELGAPLFLRSVKGLIPAPSADAIAGEMEQLQASLQRVKNLSQYAQGRIAGHLKLGVSVNYARYTLPDLLKQYMTDYPEVQISVTTGQSLDLFTRLQEGKLSLAVLRGHFPWSGQSRLLSKEKVYAVTSKENEKIPFSQLPYIHRQSDKPFMARIQRWKLEQHITDSPSSIQMNDIATCLAMITSGIGWSVLPEICLKGRDDLVKKALTFRDGTPFTRSTFVFYQEEYAQLPQVKIFLERLEREP
- a CDS encoding lactonase family protein is translated as MFAYIGSRTTKERKAIGRGITAYRLQGGAWKEIQVVPCGENPSYLCFNEAKDRLYAVHGDFSTVTAFAVAEDGTLEEMNSAPTYGTNPVHLVVSPNGKNLYVGNLETGCITRMALEKDGSLGSVQQVVFVPGQEAHGYISHPHQVCLHPDGKWLLVPCQGRDHGIGKVEVYAIDPVDNALEEAFVWTARKGAEPRHVAIHPNGKWVYLVNEKDSTAIFFHFDEETGHLEPQQIMSTLPDDYFGPGWASGMVMGPEGKCVYASNRTQDSVTVFAIDPVTGRLSYRQNITTEGKQPRFIDVESGGETLVAANELSHTLTRFAIQEDGSLVREPEQLREGSPVCVVWKL